One window of the Niallia circulans genome contains the following:
- a CDS encoding YjcZ family sporulation protein has protein sequence MGNVYGGGFALIVVLFILLVIVGAAWL, from the coding sequence ATGGGTAACGTTTACGGCGGAGGTTTTGCTTTAATCGTTGTATTGTTTATCTTATTAGTTATCGTTGGCGCTGCATGGCTGTAA
- a CDS encoding DUF3267 domain-containing protein, translating into MNCWKTVNFHKKYGAQRLFILSTMTMIGCFLFLYVPIISYFAHNKLSDDYFLLFMAMFLLMYPLHKLLHLLPMLHLGDKIKKTWTKHLQFLPILHIQVKEPIGKMQFLFALIIPFVIISGVLFLSCFLFTSYVHYFLMLFAYHTGICVPDFIRIKNLWHSPRSCYVEENEDGFEILINNVSELS; encoded by the coding sequence ATGAACTGTTGGAAGACTGTCAACTTCCATAAAAAATATGGAGCTCAGCGCCTATTTATTTTGTCCACTATGACAATGATTGGTTGTTTTCTGTTTCTATATGTACCAATTATAAGCTATTTTGCACATAACAAACTTTCTGACGATTACTTTTTACTATTTATGGCAATGTTTTTACTTATGTATCCATTACACAAGCTACTACATTTATTACCAATGCTTCATTTAGGCGATAAAATTAAAAAAACATGGACTAAGCATTTACAATTTTTACCGATTCTTCATATTCAAGTTAAAGAGCCGATTGGTAAAATGCAGTTTCTCTTTGCTTTAATTATTCCATTTGTGATCATTAGTGGAGTATTATTTCTATCTTGTTTCCTTTTTACAAGTTATGTTCATTATTTTTTAATGCTTTTCGCTTATCATACAGGGATTTGTGTTCCTGATTTTATTCGCATAAAAAATCTATGGCATTCTCCGCGCTCTTGTTATGTAGAAGAAAATGAGGATGGATTTGAGATATTAATAAATAATGTAAGTGAATTATCGTAA
- a CDS encoding HIT family protein — protein sequence MSDCIFCKIIAGEIPSKKVFENEHVMAFLDISQVTKGHTLVIPKRHVKDVYELTPEIASNLFEVVPSIASAIKEVYEPIGLNLLNNNGEKAGQSVFHYHMHLIPRYGKGDGFGAVWKTNFDGYSNEELTEIAEKINSKVR from the coding sequence ATGAGTGATTGTATTTTTTGCAAAATAATTGCTGGAGAAATTCCGTCAAAAAAGGTTTTTGAAAATGAACATGTAATGGCGTTCTTAGATATTAGCCAAGTTACTAAAGGACATACATTGGTGATACCAAAAAGACATGTAAAGGATGTCTATGAATTAACTCCTGAAATTGCAAGCAATCTATTTGAAGTTGTGCCAAGTATTGCTTCTGCCATTAAAGAAGTTTATGAACCAATTGGTTTAAATCTCCTTAACAACAATGGTGAAAAAGCCGGACAATCTGTTTTCCATTATCATATGCACCTTATTCCACGTTATGGAAAAGGAGATGGTTTTGGAGCTGTTTGGAAAACAAATTTTGATGGATATTCAAATGAAGAGCTGACAGAGATTGCAGAAAAAATTAATTCTAAAGTAAGATAA
- a CDS encoding ABC transporter permease: MFEFNEKQLWRERAGQTAKEYSQYLKYIFNGHVVIVLVFLLGTGAFYYQAWLKTISNDFPVALIMSIILTLFMTNSPTYTFLKDADRIFLIAVETKMKRYFLQSMLVSFVLQGYLLVIILAALMPLYAQVHGGDFSRFWYLLIVLLISKGANLLIRWHIQYYVNVRYHHIDSVVRFLINLAILYLLFADSSPLFILALLLIMAFLLIYFQKATSNKGVKWEYLIEQDEKRLASFYRFANMFTEVPKLRNRIKRRRFLDVLFSRVSFARENVFTHLYWRTYVRAGDYLGLTVRLTLISGIFIFFLSFGPGQVFISVLFVFLTGLQLLPLWNAYDNKLWITIYPVAASLREKSFKQILAAILSCQGIILSLIIALKGDWMYALISLVVNIVFIIFFTLFYINKKLKKG; this comes from the coding sequence ATGTTTGAATTTAATGAGAAGCAGTTATGGAGAGAGAGAGCTGGGCAGACAGCAAAAGAATATAGTCAATATTTAAAGTACATTTTTAATGGCCATGTTGTCATCGTTTTAGTTTTTTTACTAGGGACTGGAGCCTTCTATTATCAAGCATGGTTAAAAACGATTTCGAATGACTTCCCTGTTGCGCTTATTATGAGCATTATCCTTACTCTTTTTATGACAAATAGTCCAACCTATACTTTTTTAAAGGATGCTGACCGGATATTTTTAATTGCGGTTGAAACCAAAATGAAAAGATATTTTCTCCAATCTATGTTGGTTAGCTTTGTCCTTCAAGGTTACTTGCTTGTCATCATTCTTGCTGCCTTGATGCCACTATATGCGCAAGTACACGGTGGTGATTTTAGTCGTTTTTGGTATTTACTTATTGTGTTATTGATAAGTAAAGGAGCTAATTTACTGATTCGCTGGCATATACAATACTATGTAAATGTGCGTTATCATCATATAGATAGTGTTGTGAGATTCTTGATTAATTTAGCTATTTTGTATTTATTGTTTGCTGACTCTTCTCCGTTATTTATTCTTGCCCTTCTTCTAATTATGGCTTTCTTGCTTATTTATTTTCAGAAGGCGACAAGCAATAAAGGCGTAAAATGGGAATATTTAATTGAGCAAGATGAAAAAAGACTAGCCTCTTTCTATCGCTTTGCCAATATGTTTACAGAGGTACCGAAGTTAAGAAATCGTATAAAACGAAGACGTTTTCTAGATGTATTATTTAGTCGTGTTTCATTTGCAAGAGAAAACGTATTTACGCATTTATACTGGAGAACCTATGTCCGTGCAGGGGATTATTTGGGCTTAACGGTTCGGTTAACATTGATAAGTGGAATTTTTATTTTTTTCTTATCTTTTGGACCTGGACAAGTGTTCATAAGTGTATTATTTGTTTTCTTAACAGGCCTGCAGCTGTTACCGCTTTGGAATGCCTATGATAATAAATTGTGGATTACTATTTATCCGGTGGCAGCCTCTCTTAGAGAAAAATCATTTAAACAAATCTTAGCAGCAATTTTAAGTTGTCAAGGTATCATTTTGTCTCTAATTATTGCCTTAAAAGGAGATTGGATGTATGCATTGATTTCTTTAGTAGTTAATATTGTTTTTATTATCTTTTTTACTCTGTTTTATATTAATAAAAAATTGAAAAAGGGATAA
- a CDS encoding ATP-binding protein: MELKKITIYGYGKLENITFSIHSPVHVFYGENEAGKSTIMSFIHSILFGFPTKQQTELRYEPKLQHKYGGKLDIYFPKFGLTTIERVKGKATGDVTVTLADGRRGQEELLDELLAGIDKALYQSIFSFNLHGLQNVQQLRGEELGRFLFSTGAVGSDRLLKVENELQKELDVRYKPSGKKPVLNEKLQVLRDKHSQLKSAEKDNNQYEQLLAKKRKIEQERQLTEAELKKEEHEKWLLEEWIKIRGMVREQELLEQKLATCKDFNFPQNGLMRWEALKEKLLSVEAEIRHIEARMEEMEQEIASIPIQEELLIAENNILLAVEKFPVYEQLQNRQTQVENQVKKIEEDIDSLKSKLHLPIEEKMLLKESNTSIFLKEQCAQAASKQRRLKEQKEELDERLKAEQTALESLEEAVKENKQRLLPKEERARLEERINADHQYSWNKEKADLLSREINQLEDQRKLEEKRMKHNTMITSVLTVFLLLAGAGALFFEQWFITLICFVVCVVYVLFFLSGRKLAKNEISKKEKRLVLIKEERTQLVESFEKGQGISRYEAQKFEEDTTRREKFTQLQFKLEQQNESYERVLEAFEKWEGDFLSHQKLLRQLANELNIPYELATQQIYDAFLLIEEWKGKDRERNSYHQELEEIHRESEEIISKISYFFRTFIGDEKDTIANMCYRLKTTLKEEKKKTDRKEALRTKQTELSEDLDKYQTEYNRYAEEKAALFSFADVTDEEAFREKATLEMERAKYKERLAAINVQLEMTNIAKEHISLYQQILNPELQLEEKKKRMDKLASRLQELVEEAAATNFTISRIEGGGTYTDLLHSFKQAQSEFKEDVKEWAKFAIAKQLLAKTVEQYKQKQLPAMLQKAEENLAFLTEGKYIRIVPKEEGAGFLVESQHHLFYEAKELSQGTTEQLYLSIRIALAQTFYKSFCFPFIIDDSFVNFDEKRTEKVIQLLKNCKQNQLIFFTCHRHLLKYFPDESLHVLPAEERETSL, translated from the coding sequence ATGGAATTAAAGAAAATAACGATTTACGGATATGGAAAGCTAGAAAATATAACGTTTTCCATTCACTCCCCTGTTCATGTGTTTTATGGCGAAAATGAGGCAGGAAAATCGACAATTATGAGTTTTATTCATAGCATCTTATTCGGATTCCCCACAAAACAGCAGACGGAATTACGCTATGAGCCAAAGCTGCAGCATAAATATGGCGGGAAATTAGACATCTATTTTCCAAAATTCGGATTAACAACAATCGAACGCGTAAAAGGAAAAGCTACAGGGGATGTGACAGTTACTTTAGCGGATGGAAGAAGAGGACAAGAGGAGCTTCTAGATGAACTATTAGCAGGAATCGATAAAGCTCTCTATCAATCAATCTTTTCTTTTAATTTACATGGATTGCAAAATGTCCAGCAATTAAGAGGAGAAGAGCTGGGGCGCTTTTTATTTTCCACTGGCGCTGTCGGATCTGACCGCTTATTGAAAGTAGAAAATGAGCTGCAGAAGGAACTAGATGTACGCTACAAGCCTAGCGGGAAGAAGCCTGTCCTTAATGAAAAACTGCAAGTTTTACGAGATAAGCATAGCCAATTAAAAAGTGCAGAGAAGGATAATAATCAATATGAACAATTACTTGCAAAGAAAAGAAAGATTGAACAAGAGAGACAACTGACAGAAGCAGAGTTAAAAAAAGAAGAGCATGAAAAATGGTTATTGGAAGAATGGATTAAAATTAGAGGGATGGTACGTGAGCAGGAATTGTTAGAGCAAAAATTAGCTACCTGCAAAGACTTCAATTTTCCTCAAAATGGATTAATGAGATGGGAAGCCTTGAAGGAGAAATTGCTTTCTGTAGAAGCTGAAATTCGGCATATAGAAGCACGGATGGAAGAAATGGAACAAGAAATAGCAAGCATTCCTATACAGGAAGAACTTCTTATCGCTGAAAATAATATCTTACTTGCTGTTGAAAAGTTCCCCGTATATGAACAATTACAAAATCGGCAGACGCAAGTTGAAAATCAAGTTAAAAAGATAGAAGAAGATATTGATAGTTTAAAGAGTAAATTGCATTTACCGATTGAAGAGAAAATGTTATTGAAGGAAAGTAATACAAGCATCTTTTTAAAAGAGCAATGTGCACAAGCTGCTTCTAAGCAACGGAGATTAAAAGAGCAGAAAGAAGAGCTTGACGAGCGGCTAAAGGCTGAGCAAACAGCTTTAGAATCCTTAGAAGAGGCAGTGAAGGAGAATAAGCAGAGGCTCTTGCCAAAAGAAGAAAGAGCTAGATTAGAAGAACGTATAAATGCAGATCATCAATATAGCTGGAACAAGGAAAAAGCAGATTTACTTTCTAGAGAAATAAATCAACTGGAAGATCAGAGGAAGTTAGAAGAGAAACGCATGAAGCATAATACAATGATAACTAGTGTTTTAACGGTGTTTCTTCTACTGGCTGGAGCGGGAGCTTTGTTTTTTGAGCAATGGTTCATAACCCTTATTTGCTTTGTTGTATGTGTTGTTTATGTGTTGTTTTTCCTGTCTGGAAGAAAACTAGCTAAAAATGAAATCAGCAAAAAAGAGAAGAGATTAGTACTTATTAAGGAAGAACGTACTCAGTTAGTCGAAAGCTTTGAAAAGGGACAAGGCATTTCTCGTTATGAAGCTCAGAAGTTTGAAGAGGATACGACGAGAAGAGAGAAATTCACACAACTCCAATTTAAATTGGAGCAGCAAAATGAAAGCTATGAGAGGGTATTAGAGGCATTTGAAAAGTGGGAAGGGGATTTTCTTTCCCATCAGAAGTTGTTAAGACAATTGGCTAATGAACTGAACATTCCATATGAACTAGCGACACAACAAATATATGATGCCTTTTTATTAATTGAAGAATGGAAAGGAAAAGATAGAGAAAGAAATTCCTATCATCAAGAATTGGAGGAGATTCATCGAGAGAGTGAGGAAATTATTAGCAAAATCAGCTATTTCTTCAGAACTTTTATAGGAGATGAGAAAGATACAATTGCTAATATGTGCTACCGTTTAAAAACGACACTAAAGGAAGAAAAAAAGAAAACGGATCGAAAAGAAGCATTACGGACAAAGCAAACAGAACTATCAGAGGATCTGGATAAATACCAAACAGAATATAATCGCTATGCAGAAGAAAAGGCTGCGCTATTTTCCTTTGCAGATGTTACGGATGAAGAGGCATTTCGTGAAAAGGCCACCTTGGAAATGGAGAGAGCTAAATATAAAGAAAGACTTGCTGCGATTAACGTTCAATTAGAAATGACTAATATAGCAAAAGAGCATATTTCATTGTATCAACAAATTCTAAATCCTGAGCTGCAATTAGAGGAAAAGAAAAAGCGGATGGATAAATTAGCTTCTCGCTTACAGGAACTCGTAGAAGAGGCAGCGGCAACTAACTTTACCATTTCTAGAATTGAAGGCGGAGGGACATATACAGATTTATTACATTCCTTTAAACAAGCTCAGTCGGAATTTAAGGAAGATGTGAAAGAATGGGCAAAGTTTGCTATAGCAAAACAGCTGTTAGCGAAAACCGTTGAACAATATAAACAAAAACAGCTGCCCGCTATGCTGCAAAAGGCAGAGGAAAATCTCGCTTTTCTAACGGAAGGGAAATATATTCGGATTGTTCCCAAGGAGGAAGGAGCTGGGTTTTTAGTAGAGAGTCAGCATCATCTTTTTTATGAAGCGAAGGAATTAAGCCAGGGAACGACTGAACAGCTTTACTTATCCATTCGCATTGCTTTGGCACAAACATTTTATAAAAGCTTTTGTTTTCCGTTTATTATTGATGACAGCTTCGTTAATTTTGATGAAAAACGTACAGAAAAAGTGATCCAATTACTAAAGAATTGTAAGCAAAATCAGCTGATTTTCTTTACTTGTCACCGTCATCTACTAAAATATTTTCCCGATGAAAGCTTGCATGTATTACCAGCAGAGGAAAGAGAAACAAGCTTATAA
- a CDS encoding YjcZ family sporulation protein, whose translation MSGGGVYGGGFALLVVLFILLVIIGAAWL comes from the coding sequence ATGTCTGGTGGAGGAGTTTACGGTGGAGGCTTTGCTTTATTAGTAGTACTATTCATCTTATTAGTAATCATCGGAGCAGCTTGGCTATAA
- the yhaM gene encoding 3'-5' exoribonuclease YhaM: MEKKGVLQYEVGEQFESYLLIKNATKAIASNGKPFMTLIFQDKSGEIEAKLWDATEMDEQSYRPETIVKVNGDIQSYRGKLQLRIRQIKVATGEEGIRLADFLETAPLTTDEMLSKITHYIFEMQNPNIQRITRHLVKKHQEAFLQYPAATKNHHEFVSGLAYHVVSMLDLAKAIASLYPSLDKDLLYGGIILHDLGKVIELSGPISTSYTLEGNLLGHISIMINEIGKAADELGIRGEEVVILQHLVLSHHGKPEWGSPKAPLIKEAEILHYIDNLDAKMNMLDRVLDRVKPGEFTERVFPLENRSFYKPTFHK; the protein is encoded by the coding sequence TTGGAGAAAAAAGGAGTACTTCAATATGAAGTTGGGGAGCAATTTGAATCTTATTTATTAATAAAGAATGCAACAAAGGCTATTGCAAGTAACGGAAAACCGTTTATGACGCTTATTTTTCAAGATAAAAGTGGAGAAATTGAAGCAAAGCTTTGGGATGCTACAGAAATGGATGAGCAGAGCTATCGTCCGGAAACGATTGTAAAAGTGAATGGAGATATTCAAAGTTATCGTGGAAAACTGCAATTAAGAATTCGCCAAATAAAGGTGGCAACAGGAGAAGAGGGCATTCGATTGGCTGATTTCCTTGAAACAGCGCCCCTAACTACAGATGAAATGTTAAGTAAAATCACACATTACATTTTTGAAATGCAGAATCCTAATATACAAAGAATTACAAGACATTTAGTAAAGAAACATCAAGAGGCATTTTTACAATATCCAGCAGCAACGAAAAATCATCATGAATTTGTTTCTGGATTAGCGTATCATGTTGTTAGTATGCTTGATTTGGCGAAGGCGATTGCCTCTCTTTATCCGAGCTTGGATAAAGATTTGCTATATGGAGGAATCATTCTTCACGATCTTGGCAAAGTAATTGAATTATCTGGACCGATTTCTACTTCTTATACTTTGGAAGGGAATTTGCTTGGACATATTTCTATTATGATTAATGAAATAGGAAAAGCTGCAGATGAGTTAGGGATAAGAGGAGAAGAAGTAGTAATACTTCAACACTTAGTATTATCCCATCATGGGAAACCTGAATGGGGAAGCCCGAAAGCGCCGTTAATTAAAGAAGCGGAAATTTTACACTATATTGATAATTTAGATGCCAAAATGAATATGCTAGATCGTGTGTTAGATAGAGTGAAACCAGGTGAATTTACGGAAAGAGTATTTCCGTTGGAAAATCGTTCTTTCTATAAGCCGACATTCCATAAATAA
- a CDS encoding ABC transporter ATP-binding protein: MALLEIKNVTGGYTRNPVLKDISFSIHANEMVGLIGLNGAGKSTTIRHIIGLMEPHKGEILINGKTFEGDKEAYRKEFTFVPETPILYDELTLEEHLRITAMAYGLSESDYQKRMEILLKEFRMEKRLKWFPAHFSKGMKQKVMIMCAFLVEPSLYIVDEPFVGLDPLGIQSLLDQLKIMKDRGAGILMSTHILATAERYCDRIIIIHEGQIKSQGTMEELRTAFNMPNATLDDIYIYLTKEEEHV, encoded by the coding sequence ATGGCGTTGTTAGAAATAAAGAATGTTACCGGAGGATATACGCGCAATCCTGTCTTAAAGGATATTTCCTTTTCCATTCATGCGAATGAAATGGTTGGCTTAATCGGATTAAACGGTGCTGGAAAAAGTACAACTATTCGTCATATCATTGGATTGATGGAGCCGCATAAAGGAGAAATCCTTATAAATGGCAAGACGTTTGAAGGCGATAAAGAGGCATATCGAAAGGAATTTACCTTTGTACCTGAAACGCCTATTTTATATGATGAATTGACATTAGAAGAACATTTAAGAATAACTGCTATGGCTTATGGATTGTCAGAGTCTGACTATCAAAAGAGAATGGAAATATTATTAAAAGAATTTCGGATGGAAAAAAGACTAAAATGGTTTCCTGCTCATTTTTCGAAAGGAATGAAGCAGAAGGTAATGATTATGTGTGCTTTTCTAGTGGAACCTTCTCTCTATATAGTGGATGAACCGTTTGTCGGATTAGATCCTCTTGGAATTCAATCGTTATTAGATCAACTAAAAATAATGAAGGATAGGGGAGCAGGGATTCTAATGTCTACACACATTCTTGCTACAGCCGAAAGATATTGTGATCGGATTATTATTATTCATGAAGGCCAAATAAAGAGTCAAGGAACCATGGAGGAATTAAGGACAGCCTTTAACATGCCAAATGCAACATTGGATGATATTTATATCTATCTTACAAAGGAAGAAGAACATGTTTGA
- a CDS encoding metallophosphoesterase family protein gives MEISFIHCADLHLDSPMVGLKNLPVTIHNKLKESTFTAFKKVIDAAISKKVDFIIIAGDIYDGEDRSIKAQIRFRNEMLRLEENQIEVYLIHGNHDHLNGSWVQIELPPNVHVFPSMVTVKKYVKNNLSVNLYGFSYETRHIKERRIVEYERSGEANFHVGILHGNLEGSTEHSAYAPFQVKDLLAKKMDYWALGHIHKREILESVPPIVYPGNIQGRHKKETEVKGCYYVELRDEDASLEFIPTSEVIWETVKIDASFVHTFDDLYKLCRKEMDAVGDRKYSYLISLEIEKLRLQDSFLASDLLEILQQDEVDEDSFVWVNSIKVQENTEWLKENLLRESAFYEELFAVTKDFELVNEAVAPLFQHPKAHRFLEELTAEEKQELAEEAEDLLLTMLVKRGGN, from the coding sequence ATGGAAATATCCTTTATACATTGTGCAGATTTACATTTAGACAGTCCGATGGTTGGGTTGAAGAATTTGCCCGTAACAATACATAACAAACTAAAAGAAAGCACGTTTACTGCATTTAAAAAGGTTATTGATGCAGCCATCAGCAAAAAGGTAGACTTTATAATTATTGCTGGAGATATATACGATGGGGAAGATAGAAGTATAAAAGCGCAAATTCGCTTCCGAAATGAAATGCTGCGCTTAGAGGAAAATCAAATTGAAGTGTATCTGATACATGGAAATCATGATCATTTAAATGGAAGCTGGGTACAAATAGAACTTCCTCCTAATGTTCATGTTTTTCCATCGATGGTAACAGTAAAAAAATATGTGAAAAATAATTTATCGGTGAATCTTTATGGATTTAGTTATGAAACAAGACATATTAAAGAGCGAAGAATTGTTGAATACGAACGAAGCGGTGAGGCAAATTTTCATGTTGGAATTCTGCATGGCAATTTAGAGGGCTCGACTGAACATAGCGCCTATGCTCCTTTTCAAGTAAAGGATTTACTTGCTAAGAAAATGGATTATTGGGCCCTAGGACATATCCATAAACGGGAAATTTTAGAGTCTGTGCCTCCGATTGTCTATCCAGGAAACATTCAAGGACGACATAAAAAGGAAACAGAAGTAAAGGGATGCTATTATGTGGAACTAAGGGATGAGGATGCCAGTTTAGAATTTATTCCAACCTCTGAAGTAATTTGGGAAACAGTGAAAATAGATGCCAGTTTTGTCCATACATTTGATGATTTATACAAGCTCTGTCGAAAAGAAATGGATGCAGTTGGAGATAGGAAATATTCTTACCTTATATCACTAGAGATAGAGAAATTGCGTTTACAAGACTCTTTTCTAGCTTCTGATTTATTGGAGATCCTTCAGCAAGATGAGGTAGATGAGGACTCCTTTGTCTGGGTTAATTCGATAAAAGTACAGGAAAATACAGAATGGTTAAAAGAGAATTTGTTAAGGGAATCGGCATTTTATGAAGAACTATTTGCTGTAACAAAGGATTTCGAACTAGTGAATGAAGCAGTTGCACCTTTATTTCAGCATCCAAAGGCCCATCGCTTTTTAGAAGAGCTTACAGCTGAAGAAAAACAAGAATTAGCGGAAGAGGCAGAAGATTTACTGCTGACAATGCTGGTGAAGAGGGGAGGCAACTAA
- a CDS encoding sporulation YhaL family protein has product MLGIPLWVIFVLGGIAISAFMAVKTGKEDRAAENEIIEREGEVYMKRLEEEKKRRDGEERVYEN; this is encoded by the coding sequence ATGTTAGGAATTCCACTTTGGGTTATTTTTGTATTAGGAGGAATTGCGATTAGTGCCTTTATGGCTGTTAAAACCGGGAAAGAGGATAGAGCGGCAGAAAATGAAATAATTGAACGAGAAGGAGAGGTTTATATGAAAAGGCTGGAAGAAGAGAAAAAACGTAGAGATGGGGAAGAAAGAGTGTATGAGAATTAA
- the serC gene encoding 3-phosphoserine/phosphohydroxythreonine transaminase, with amino-acid sequence MKRAYNFNAGPAALPEWVLHEAKEHWLNFNDTGMSLMELSHRSKDYEAVHNEAKELLKSLLSIPDNYEILFLQGGASLQFTMIPMNLLPKSQTAYYALTGVWSEKAMKEASKLGNTAISTSSKNDNYTYIPAHEQMNIPDDAAYLHITSNNTIFGTQWSSYPSNLSVPLIADMSSDILSTPIDVSQFGIIYAGAQKNLGPSGVTVVIIRKDLIKEDSTLPTMLSYHTHAKNNSLFNTPPTLGIYLLSLVLKWVEKQGGVEGIANINNEKAKHLYEVIDQSNGFYRGHAEKTSRSKMNVTFTLQTEDLTKDFLREAKEAGFVGLNGHRSVGGCRASIYNAVPLEHVVALSTFMRDFQLKYHQ; translated from the coding sequence TTGAAAAGAGCATATAACTTTAATGCAGGTCCTGCAGCTTTACCAGAATGGGTTTTACACGAGGCAAAGGAGCATTGGTTAAATTTTAATGATACAGGCATGTCTTTAATGGAATTAAGTCACCGTAGCAAAGATTATGAAGCTGTACATAATGAAGCAAAGGAACTCCTTAAATCTCTGCTTTCTATACCAGATAATTACGAAATTCTTTTTTTACAAGGTGGAGCAAGTCTTCAATTTACAATGATCCCAATGAACTTGCTTCCTAAAAGTCAAACAGCTTATTACGCTCTCACTGGAGTATGGTCAGAAAAGGCCATGAAGGAAGCCTCCAAGCTTGGTAATACAGCCATTTCAACTTCAAGTAAAAACGATAACTATACCTATATCCCTGCCCATGAACAGATGAACATACCAGATGACGCGGCATATCTCCATATCACTAGCAACAATACAATTTTTGGCACCCAATGGAGCAGCTATCCAAGCAATTTATCTGTCCCTTTAATTGCGGACATGTCTAGTGATATTTTAAGCACACCAATTGATGTTTCACAATTTGGAATTATTTATGCCGGCGCCCAGAAAAACCTTGGCCCCTCTGGAGTAACTGTAGTCATCATTCGAAAAGATTTAATCAAAGAAGATTCTACTTTGCCAACAATGTTAAGTTATCATACACACGCTAAAAATAATTCTTTATTCAATACTCCGCCAACTTTAGGGATTTACCTTTTATCCCTTGTTCTAAAATGGGTAGAAAAACAAGGTGGAGTGGAAGGTATTGCTAACATCAATAATGAAAAAGCTAAGCATTTATATGAAGTAATCGATCAAAGCAATGGTTTTTATCGCGGTCATGCAGAAAAAACAAGTCGTTCTAAAATGAATGTTACTTTTACTTTGCAGACAGAAGATCTTACAAAAGATTTCTTAAGAGAAGCTAAGGAAGCAGGATTTGTTGGTCTAAACGGCCATCGCTCTGTAGGCGGCTGCCGAGCTTCAATTTATAATGCCGTTCCCCTCGAACATGTAGTAGCATTAAGTACATTTATGAGGGATTTTCAGCTCAAGTATCATCAATAA
- a CDS encoding HTH-type transcriptional regulator Hpr: MDESQISMKDALLFTQRIGQLSKALWKAIEKDWQNWIKPYDLNINEHHILWIAYQLNGASISDVANFGVMHVSTAFNFSKKLEERGLLEFSKKENDKRNTYICLTDKGKKVFVQIMEEYNPSNSSALSASLPIKNLYGKFPELLDIMTIVKHIYGDNFIEIFEKSFTNLDDILEEDEGHLKQKEPVFTK; encoded by the coding sequence ATGGATGAAAGTCAGATTTCAATGAAGGACGCTTTACTCTTCACACAAAGAATTGGACAACTTAGTAAAGCATTATGGAAGGCGATTGAGAAGGACTGGCAAAATTGGATTAAACCATATGATTTAAATATTAATGAACACCATATACTCTGGATTGCTTATCAGCTAAATGGCGCTTCTATTTCAGATGTAGCAAATTTCGGTGTAATGCATGTCTCAACTGCATTTAATTTTTCGAAGAAATTAGAAGAAAGAGGACTACTAGAATTCTCGAAAAAAGAAAATGATAAGAGAAACACGTATATTTGCCTTACTGACAAAGGTAAAAAAGTGTTTGTTCAAATTATGGAAGAATACAATCCAAGCAACAGTTCAGCTCTATCCGCCTCCTTACCAATCAAGAATTTATATGGAAAGTTTCCGGAGCTTTTAGACATAATGACTATTGTTAAACATATTTATGGGGACAATTTCATTGAAATTTTTGAGAAATCCTTTACTAATCTTGACGATATTTTGGAAGAAGATGAAGGGCATTTAAAGCAAAAAGAACCAGTATTTACTAAATAG
- a CDS encoding YtxH domain-containing protein, which translates to MSAKSFLSGFLIGGIAAGITTLLTTPYSGKEVRKACSDNGKAFLQHIQELKLDLNEIKDSIKTATVEGKTVFSTFIEDLKLSLEAWREEVKPHQEILQKELDGLQSTINELENDLK; encoded by the coding sequence ATGAGCGCAAAATCATTCTTATCAGGATTTTTAATTGGAGGAATTGCAGCCGGAATCACTACCTTATTAACTACTCCTTACTCAGGGAAAGAAGTAAGAAAAGCCTGCAGTGATAATGGAAAAGCTTTTCTTCAACATATCCAAGAATTAAAGTTAGATTTAAATGAGATAAAAGACTCTATTAAAACAGCTACAGTAGAAGGTAAAACGGTATTTAGTACTTTTATAGAAGATCTTAAGCTTTCATTGGAAGCATGGCGGGAAGAAGTAAAACCACATCAAGAAATACTTCAAAAAGAGCTAGATGGGTTACAATCCACGATTAATGAGTTAGAAAATGATTTAAAATAA